The following are encoded in a window of Mycoplasmopsis bovis PG45 genomic DNA:
- a CDS encoding BC85_0335 family putative methyltransferase, with protein sequence MSFKEKLVQNGSPTSLGWGLIASAIIASLIGIITSITVFVRAFKIRKQFNKTLEENAKNAIMKIKGSELDAKDEFINKAFSTNINEFDMLHIVKSVYLNYAQNVLIDGLNLENLYLTLKTMTLANIEIDLRAINSKTWNEAVIKFKDKITEKPCFIDSEDKKYNLIISANDNSSNTEIFNKLYPKLTLGGLLMVIQNPIIKSDLKDLKRDLKIKNIRFEASKNKALFLYIVKSESDSLPYLQ encoded by the coding sequence ATGAGCTTTAAGGAAAAGTTAGTCCAAAATGGCTCTCCAACTTCTTTAGGTTGAGGCTTAATCGCTTCAGCAATAATAGCATCTTTAATAGGCATAATAACTTCAATTACTGTTTTTGTAAGAGCGTTTAAAATTAGAAAACAATTTAATAAAACTCTGGAAGAAAATGCTAAAAATGCAATAATGAAAATTAAAGGCTCTGAGTTAGATGCTAAAGATGAATTTATTAATAAAGCTTTTAGCACAAATATTAATGAATTTGATATGCTTCATATAGTTAAGTCTGTTTATTTAAATTATGCGCAAAATGTCTTAATTGATGGGCTTAATTTAGAAAATTTATATCTTACTCTTAAAACAATGACCTTAGCAAACATAGAAATTGATCTCAGAGCAATAAATTCCAAAACTTGAAATGAAGCAGTAATCAAATTCAAGGACAAAATAACAGAAAAGCCTTGTTTTATAGACTCAGAAGACAAAAAGTATAATTTAATCATTAGCGCTAATGATAATAGTAGCAATACTGAAATTTTTAACAAACTATACCCAAAATTAACACTTGGCGGCCTTTTAATGGTTATTCAGAATCCTATTATTAAAAGTGACTTAAAAGATTTAAAAAGAGATCTAAAAATCAAAAACATTCGTTTTGAAGCTTCTAAAAATAAAGCTTTATTTTTATACATTGTTAAGTCTGAATCTGACAGTTTACCATATCTACAATAG
- the ruvX gene encoding Holliday junction resolvase RuvX, whose amino-acid sequence MRKLSFDLGTKTCGFAISDILEISANALETIRFDENDFNVVITKVKEIIKMYQNSIDAFVLGYPLRSNGSKSERTVMVDNFATLLANEFPGINIYLVDEYGSTIKAQRILKDAKLSNKKTKSKKDTVSAVIILNDFLQYGGQKYEL is encoded by the coding sequence ATGCGTAAGCTTTCATTTGACTTAGGAACCAAAACATGTGGCTTTGCAATTAGCGACATATTAGAAATAAGCGCTAATGCCTTGGAAACAATAAGATTTGATGAAAATGATTTTAATGTTGTAATAACCAAAGTTAAGGAAATAATAAAAATGTATCAAAATTCAATTGATGCTTTTGTTTTAGGTTATCCGCTTAGGAGTAATGGTTCAAAAAGCGAAAGAACTGTAATGGTTGATAATTTTGCTACTCTTTTAGCTAATGAATTTCCAGGCATTAATATTTACTTAGTTGATGAATATGGTTCAACAATTAAGGCACAAAGAATTTTAAAGGATGCTAAACTATCTAATAAAAAAACAAAAAGCAAAAAAGATACTGTCAGTGCTGTTATCATATTAAATGATTTCTTACAATATGGAGGTCAAAAATATGAGCTTTAA
- the alaS gene encoding alanine--tRNA ligase: MKKLTSTEIRQKWLDFFESKNHLVIESKSLIPVNDPSLLWINSGVATLKNYFSGKKVPPAFRLTNSQKAIRTNDIENVGVTSRHHTFFEMLGNFSIGNYFKKEAIAYAKEFLVNVLEMDFEKLYFTYYEEDLEAKNYWLENGVDESHLISGTRDTNFWDLGSGPCGPCTEIFYDRGEKYDSRGIDLLKNDIENDRYIEIWNIVFSQFNNDGEGNYTELKQKNIDTGAGLERLASIMQDVPTNYDSDLFINIIREIEKYSRYKYIIENYFVKDEHQSEINTNFKIIADHIRTVVNAIADGAKVSNVGRGYIIRRLLRRSYYKGMQLGIKDLFLHKLVKVVKDSLPYEYDEKDVIDAIKEEELLFSKTIEKGKILLESFLDNENKVFDGAVAFNLLETYGFPIELTAEILHQKGIRVDMEAFELAKEKHALASKGGKATGMDKVINSLALIDKKMDNFVGYSELSASSKVLKLFDEENEVESFETGGYVLLETTPFYATSGGQRHDKGFIIQGENKIKIIDVFKDKFGNHIHFVEGKMNNYEPVSSFVDPNIRIGLERNHSGTHLLFCALRNVLGSHIEQLGSDNNEERLTFDFPADEKPSDEQIKAIEDLVRSYITKSIDREYITTTVDKAREMGAIMTLEEGEYMDPRAVRVVRFGDITSDLCGGTHLSNTSKLESFKITNVEKKQAGVFRIRAISSIKLVNEYLSEVNKKLNEELATIIKKIKELKNDYVAPVINENEPDIETLNLSINKRIDELREVYKQLLKESSNLEFDYETVKFDKINNYDVYINLDVDASSVKLIAASIRDKFQSGKTVAIIGSKNEKELLLAIATRAIDANKMFKKLSSELNGRGGGAPILAMGKMNYSENIESLIKDYLLNA, encoded by the coding sequence ATGAAAAAATTAACATCGACTGAGATAAGACAGAAGTGATTAGATTTTTTTGAATCAAAAAATCACTTAGTAATTGAAAGCAAGTCATTAATTCCTGTTAATGATCCATCACTATTATGAATTAATTCAGGTGTTGCAACTTTGAAAAATTACTTTTCTGGTAAAAAAGTACCACCTGCATTTAGACTTACTAATAGTCAAAAAGCCATAAGAACTAATGATATAGAAAATGTAGGCGTAACCAGCAGGCACCATACCTTTTTTGAAATGCTTGGCAATTTTTCAATTGGCAACTATTTTAAAAAAGAAGCTATTGCATATGCTAAAGAATTTTTAGTAAATGTCTTAGAAATGGACTTTGAAAAATTATACTTTACATACTATGAAGAAGATTTAGAAGCTAAAAATTATTGACTAGAAAATGGCGTTGATGAATCGCATTTAATTAGCGGTACAAGAGACACAAATTTTTGAGATTTAGGATCTGGCCCATGTGGACCATGTACTGAAATTTTTTATGACCGTGGTGAAAAATATGACAGCCGTGGGATTGATTTATTAAAAAATGATATAGAAAATGACAGGTATATTGAAATCTGAAATATAGTTTTTTCACAATTCAATAATGATGGCGAAGGTAATTACACTGAATTAAAGCAAAAAAACATCGATACTGGTGCTGGCTTAGAAAGATTAGCAAGCATTATGCAGGATGTACCTACTAACTACGATTCTGATTTATTTATTAACATTATTAGAGAAATTGAAAAATACTCACGATATAAATATATAATAGAAAACTATTTTGTTAAAGATGAGCATCAGAGTGAAATTAACACTAATTTTAAGATTATTGCCGACCATATTAGAACAGTAGTTAACGCAATAGCCGATGGCGCAAAAGTTTCTAATGTTGGTCGTGGTTATATAATTAGAAGACTTTTAAGAAGGTCATACTACAAAGGTATGCAATTGGGTATAAAAGACTTATTTTTACACAAATTGGTCAAAGTGGTAAAAGATTCATTACCTTATGAATATGATGAAAAAGATGTTATTGACGCTATTAAAGAAGAAGAGTTATTGTTTAGCAAGACAATTGAAAAAGGCAAAATATTATTAGAGTCATTTTTAGATAATGAAAACAAAGTTTTTGATGGTGCTGTTGCATTCAATTTATTGGAAACATATGGTTTTCCAATTGAACTTACAGCTGAAATATTACATCAAAAAGGCATCAGAGTTGACATGGAGGCCTTTGAATTAGCTAAAGAAAAACATGCCTTAGCTTCAAAAGGTGGTAAAGCTACTGGGATGGATAAAGTTATTAACTCACTAGCATTAATTGATAAAAAAATGGATAACTTTGTTGGTTATTCTGAGCTAAGCGCTAGTTCTAAAGTGCTTAAACTTTTTGATGAAGAAAATGAAGTAGAAAGCTTTGAAACAGGCGGATATGTGCTTTTAGAAACTACTCCATTTTATGCAACTAGTGGCGGTCAAAGACATGATAAAGGCTTTATTATCCAAGGCGAAAATAAGATCAAAATAATTGATGTTTTCAAAGATAAATTTGGCAACCACATTCATTTTGTAGAAGGAAAAATGAATAACTATGAACCAGTTTCTTCATTTGTTGATCCTAACATAAGAATTGGCTTAGAAAGAAACCACTCAGGGACTCACTTATTATTCTGCGCTTTAAGAAATGTCTTGGGTTCTCACATTGAGCAATTAGGTTCAGATAATAATGAAGAAAGACTCACATTTGACTTTCCAGCTGATGAAAAACCTAGTGATGAACAAATAAAAGCAATAGAAGATTTAGTAAGAAGCTACATTACAAAATCTATTGACCGTGAATATATCACAACCACAGTTGATAAAGCTAGAGAAATGGGTGCAATCATGACCTTAGAAGAGGGTGAATATATGGATCCTAGGGCAGTTAGAGTTGTTCGTTTTGGTGATATAACTAGTGACCTATGTGGTGGTACTCACTTAAGCAATACTTCAAAATTGGAAAGCTTTAAAATTACTAATGTCGAGAAAAAACAAGCAGGTGTATTTAGAATTAGAGCTATAAGTTCTATCAAATTGGTTAATGAATACTTAAGTGAAGTTAATAAAAAACTTAACGAAGAATTAGCTACAATTATCAAAAAAATTAAGGAGCTTAAAAATGACTATGTAGCTCCTGTGATTAATGAAAATGAGCCTGATATTGAAACATTGAATTTATCAATTAATAAAAGAATTGATGAGCTCAGAGAAGTTTACAAACAATTATTAAAAGAAAGCTCAAATCTTGAATTTGACTATGAAACAGTCAAATTTGACAAAATTAATAATTATGATGTTTACATTAATTTAGATGTTGATGCTTCATCAGTTAAATTAATTGCTGCTTCAATAAGAGATAAATTCCAATCAGGCAAAACAGTAGCCATAATAGGATCAAAAAATGAAAAGGAATTATTGCTAGCTATTGCAACCAGAGCAATTGATGCTAATAAAATGTTCAAAAAACTATCTTCAGAACTTAACGGCCGTGGTGGTGGTGCACCAATATTAGCTATGGGCAAGATGAATTATTCTGAAAATATTGAAAGTCTAATTAAGGACTATTTACTTAATGCGTAA
- the mnmA gene encoding tRNA 2-thiouridine(34) synthase MnmA yields MSNKKKVILGMSGGVDSSVCAYLLLKQGYEVEGLFMRNWDSMLNNDFLGNENISQDICPQEQDYHDALEVANKLGIKLHRVDFVNEYWNDVFKTFISEYEAGRTPNPDILCNKYIKFKAFSDYAFNNLGADYIAMGHYAKVTDGRLYRAKDQNKDQTYFLAQLSHEQLKRVLMPLAEFNSKEEVRKIAQEQGLITASKKDSTGICFIGERKFTKFLQNYIPMQPGDIVDIRTNNKLGKHEGCFYYTIGQRKGLNLGGQAEPYYVCGHDVKKNILYVAPSSDLSYLTSDALLATGLTLNHNDFDHNNLSAKFRYRQENIPVTIELLPNNTIKVYYPSEAQAVTPGQQVVIYEGQKCLGGAVIEKIYYKGSEKTYL; encoded by the coding sequence ATGTCTAATAAGAAAAAAGTAATTTTAGGAATGTCAGGTGGCGTTGATTCGTCTGTTTGTGCATATTTATTGCTTAAACAAGGCTATGAAGTTGAAGGCCTTTTTATGCGTAACTGAGACTCAATGCTTAATAACGATTTTTTAGGTAATGAAAATATTTCACAGGATATATGCCCACAAGAACAAGACTATCATGATGCTTTAGAAGTGGCAAATAAATTAGGAATTAAGCTTCACAGAGTTGATTTTGTGAATGAATACTGAAATGATGTTTTTAAAACATTTATTTCTGAATATGAAGCCGGAAGAACTCCAAATCCAGATATTTTGTGTAACAAATATATTAAATTTAAGGCTTTTAGTGACTATGCTTTTAATAATCTTGGAGCTGATTATATTGCAATGGGTCATTATGCTAAAGTTACTGATGGCAGGCTTTATCGGGCCAAAGACCAGAATAAAGATCAAACATACTTTTTGGCACAATTAAGTCATGAGCAATTAAAAAGGGTGCTTATGCCTTTAGCTGAATTTAACTCAAAAGAGGAAGTAAGAAAAATAGCACAAGAGCAAGGTTTAATAACTGCTAGCAAAAAAGATTCAACTGGTATATGTTTTATAGGTGAGCGTAAATTTACAAAGTTTTTACAAAATTATATTCCGATGCAACCTGGAGATATTGTTGATATAAGAACTAATAATAAGCTTGGTAAGCATGAAGGATGTTTCTATTACACAATAGGCCAAAGAAAAGGACTTAATTTAGGCGGACAAGCTGAGCCATATTATGTTTGTGGACATGATGTGAAGAAAAACATTTTATATGTTGCGCCTAGCAGTGATTTAAGTTATTTAACTTCTGATGCACTATTAGCAACAGGGCTTACCCTTAATCATAATGACTTTGATCATAATAATCTAAGTGCTAAATTTAGATACAGACAAGAGAATATTCCAGTAACAATTGAATTATTACCGAATAATACTATAAAAGTTTATTATCCGTCAGAAGCACAAGCTGTTACACCTGGCCAACAAGTAGTGATTTATGAAGGCCAAAAATGTCTTGGCGGAGCAGTTATTGAAAAAATTTATTATAAGGGCAGTGAAAAAACTTATTTATAA